The nucleotide sequence GCTGGCTCCGCTGGGCACGATGGCACGGCCCACGGCCCCGCTGTCGAGGTGGACCTCGGCCTCCACCGTCGGGTTTCCACGCGAGTCGAGCACTTCCCGGGCGATGACCTTTTCGATGTTCATGCGCTTGCCTCCCAGAATTCAAACCTTACGCCTCGGGGCGGTCGGTGTAGCCCGGACACTATAAGCGCCGCCGGGCCGCTGCGGATACCTCCGGTCTAAGCCGGGACGGCATGGGGGGGTTGGGAAGGGCCTTGGCTGGCCCCTCAGACGCGCAGCGTGACCATGACCGCCATGTACCCGCCTCCCCCACTCGCGCGGAAGATGGCGGGGCTGGTAGAGCCGGAGAAGAGGAGTTCGGCGTCCCCCTCGATCGGCCCCAGGGCGTCGAGCACGTGCCGCGCGTTGAAAGCGAGGCTCATCGCCGGCTCAGGACCGCCCTGGGTCACGTCCAACGTATCCTGCGCGCGGCCGTAGCTTCCCTCGGCAGCCAGGCGCAGCTTGCCCTCCGACACCAGGAATTCAACCCGGTTGTTGGCGTTTTTGTCGGCAAGCACGGCCACCCGGTTCACAGCTTCCCTGAGGGCAGTAGCGGGCAGCGTCACCTGAAGCTTGATGTCCTTTGGAATCACGCGCTCGTAGTCGGGAAACTCTCCATCAAGCAGCTTGAGGTTCATGCGCACACGGTCGGTGGTCACGCTGAGGGTCCCCTCACCGTAGGTGAAGCGGGCCTCGCCGTCCTTCAGAACGCGAATCAGTTCGTCGGCGCTGCGAGCGGGAACAATCAGGTTCCGCCCATCCCCGCTGGCCGGAAAGTCGCGGATAGCGACTCGGTAGCCGTCCGAAGCCACCACCCGCGCCGCTTCCGGCCGATGTTCGAGCTTGATGCCGCGGAACACGGCCTGAAACGCCTCGTTGCTCGCCGCGTAGCGCACGCTGCCCAGCGCGCGAGCCAGTTCGGCAGCGTCTAGGCTCACGTCGGCATGGGGAGGAAAGGAAAGCGGCGGATAGGCTTCAAGGTCGCCGGTTTGGAGCTTGAAGTCACTGCCGCCCGACCGCACCGAGAGTTCATTCCCAGTGATCTCGAGTTCGACGAGTTCTCCCCCCAGATTTCGCACGATCTGTGCCAACAGGTGCGCGGGAACGACGAAGCTTCTCGGATCCTGCACGTCTGCGGGCACAAAGCACGACAGATCGATTTCGAGGTTGGTACCGCTCAGGGTAAGCCCTGCATCACTGGCGTCCACCTTCAGGGCGGTGAGGAGGGGGTTGCTGCTGCGGCTGGGAATGACACGTTCCAGAAGGCCCAGACCTTCGCTCAGGGTTTTCTTGGTGACATGCGCTCTCATGATCTTCCTCTCTGGCTTCTCGCGGGAAACGCCCTATCTTTTTCCTGTTTTTCTAAAAATCTAAAAACAGTAGTAGTAGTAGTAGGGCCTGTGGAAACTGTGGAAAACATATCTGAAGCCGCGCCAGGAGCGGGAAAAAATATCCACAGGGTCCTGTGGATAACCGCCAAAACCTGTGGATAACCTGTGGATAACTCGGGGGGTTTTCCACAGGGGGGCTGGCCTGTGGATAACTCGGGGGGTTTTCCACAATTTTATCCACAGAAAACGGCGACTTATCCACAGATTTTTGGGGTTTTCCACAGCGTTATCCACAGCTTGTGAAAGTTGGCACACCACTTTGGAACGGGTTTTGGAACTTTTTCTGTAATGAGCGGATAAATAGATGAAGTTACGCAAACTTTCCCTCATCCTCCACATCTTGCAGCTGGCGCCGAAGGGTGTCGACGGTCGCCATCAGCTCGCTGTCCTTGCTCAGTTGCTCGGTGACTTTGGCCACCGCGTGCATCACGGTGGAATGGTCACGGCCGAAGAATTGACCTATTTCCGGGAGGGAGTGGGAGGTCAGCTCGCGGCTGAGGTACATCGCGACCTGCCGGGGGACCACGACCTCGCGGGCACGCCCGGGGCCGCGAATCACCTCGGCGGGCAGGTCGAAATGCGCCGCCGTCGCAC is from Deinococcus sp. YIM 77859 and encodes:
- the dnaN gene encoding DNA polymerase III subunit beta; amino-acid sequence: MRAHVTKKTLSEGLGLLERVIPSRSSNPLLTALKVDASDAGLTLSGTNLEIDLSCFVPADVQDPRSFVVPAHLLAQIVRNLGGELVELEITGNELSVRSGGSDFKLQTGDLEAYPPLSFPPHADVSLDAAELARALGSVRYAASNEAFQAVFRGIKLEHRPEAARVVASDGYRVAIRDFPASGDGRNLIVPARSADELIRVLKDGEARFTYGEGTLSVTTDRVRMNLKLLDGEFPDYERVIPKDIKLQVTLPATALREAVNRVAVLADKNANNRVEFLVSEGKLRLAAEGSYGRAQDTLDVTQGGPEPAMSLAFNARHVLDALGPIEGDAELLFSGSTSPAIFRASGGGGYMAVMVTLRV